The following are encoded together in the Gemmatimonadaceae bacterium genome:
- a CDS encoding thioredoxin family protein yields MRSLITGALASLAIALSAHAQEHPITFTVRAANANANVRPGARLSVLVSASIPSGWHLYSITQPAGGPVPTSFTVAPRTLFRIEGALGSPVPNLTPDPNFGIITEWYEDSATFRVPVRVAATAGQGAQTLHVIAAYQTCTARYCLPPTEDTLSLALTVAGQAVIAAAAPPSTPPSTTPARQAAPPPAAEASPVSRLPSPVSKTQSNSSLALFLWLAATMGALSLLTPCVFPMVPITVSYFSQRSNESRASTVGSAFLYAGGIVGAFSGLGLGAALVVGVGGLNRFAANPWLNLAIALVFVAFALSLFDVLHIALPSGALNWLDRQARGNRLGRAGTTLLMGATFAVTTLTCTAPFVGTLLVSAAQGDWRWPAAGLVVFSSVLALPFFVLALVPRALAKLPRSGTWMQTMKGALAFIELAAATKFLSNADLVQGWGVFTRNVVLAIWVSLGVMLVLYLVGIRYRTPTSMPAQRYLIPAGMALAVTAWLATGLRGARLGEMESFLPPAGASSSGVSGTNELSWLLNDYSGALEQARHDRRLVLIDFTGYTCTNCRWMEANMFPRLAVRTALDRFVRVRLFTDGKGEPFLRQQRFELQQFKTVALPLYAIVDANGATRATFLGMTRDTNEFTRFLSDAAKLP; encoded by the coding sequence TTGAGATCGCTGATTACGGGTGCCTTGGCGTCGCTGGCCATCGCGTTGTCGGCGCACGCGCAAGAGCATCCCATCACGTTCACTGTGCGAGCCGCGAACGCAAACGCAAACGTTCGACCCGGCGCCAGGCTCTCTGTGCTGGTGAGCGCCAGCATTCCCAGCGGTTGGCACCTATACAGCATCACGCAGCCTGCCGGCGGTCCAGTGCCCACGTCATTCACCGTGGCGCCACGCACACTCTTCCGCATTGAAGGCGCACTCGGCTCGCCCGTGCCCAATCTCACCCCCGATCCCAATTTCGGCATCATCACCGAGTGGTACGAGGACAGCGCGACGTTTCGCGTGCCGGTGCGCGTCGCCGCAACCGCAGGGCAGGGTGCGCAGACGCTGCACGTCATCGCCGCGTATCAAACGTGCACCGCGCGCTACTGCCTGCCGCCCACTGAAGACACGTTGTCACTGGCGCTCACCGTAGCCGGCCAGGCGGTGATCGCGGCGGCTGCGCCGCCCTCAACACCGCCGAGTACGACACCAGCCCGGCAGGCGGCCCCGCCTCCCGCCGCCGAAGCGTCTCCCGTCTCCCGTCTCCCATCTCCCGTCTCGAAAACCCAATCCAACAGTTCGTTGGCCCTCTTCCTCTGGCTCGCCGCCACCATGGGTGCACTGTCGCTGCTCACGCCATGCGTATTCCCCATGGTGCCCATTACCGTGTCGTATTTCAGTCAGCGATCAAACGAATCGCGGGCGAGCACGGTGGGCAGCGCGTTCCTGTATGCGGGCGGCATAGTTGGCGCGTTCTCCGGGCTTGGACTGGGCGCGGCGCTGGTGGTGGGCGTGGGTGGACTCAATCGCTTCGCGGCGAATCCGTGGCTCAATCTGGCCATCGCGCTGGTGTTTGTGGCATTCGCCCTGAGCCTCTTTGACGTGCTGCACATCGCGCTACCAAGCGGCGCGCTGAATTGGCTGGACCGTCAGGCGCGTGGCAACCGATTGGGTCGCGCCGGCACGACGTTGCTGATGGGCGCCACGTTCGCTGTCACCACGCTCACCTGCACGGCGCCCTTCGTTGGCACGCTGCTGGTGTCGGCGGCGCAGGGCGATTGGCGCTGGCCGGCCGCGGGGCTCGTGGTGTTTTCATCGGTGTTGGCGTTGCCGTTCTTTGTTCTGGCATTGGTGCCTCGCGCATTGGCCAAGTTGCCCCGCAGTGGCACGTGGATGCAAACGATGAAGGGCGCACTGGCGTTCATCGAACTGGCCGCCGCGACCAAGTTCCTGTCCAACGCTGACTTGGTGCAGGGATGGGGTGTGTTCACGCGCAACGTGGTGCTGGCTATCTGGGTGTCGCTGGGTGTGATGCTGGTGTTGTATCTGGTTGGCATTCGGTATCGCACACCAACCTCCATGCCGGCTCAGCGCTACCTGATTCCTGCCGGCATGGCGTTGGCAGTTACGGCGTGGCTGGCCACGGGGTTGCGTGGCGCGCGGCTGGGCGAAATGGAATCATTCCTCCCGCCGGCCGGCGCCAGTTCCAGCGGCGTATCGGGTACGAACGAACTGTCGTGGCTGCTCAACGACTATTCTGGCGCTCTGGAACAGGCGCGTCATGATCGGCGTCTGGTGCTGATTGATTTCACGGGCTATACCTGTACCAACTGTCGGTGGATGGAAGCGAACATGTTCCCCCGCTTGGCGGTGCGCACTGCGCTCGATCGATTTGTTCGCGTACGGTTGTTCACCGATGGTAAAGGCGAACCGTTCCTGCGGCAACAGCGATTCGAACTGCAGCAGTTCAAGACCGTCGCACTCCCGCTCTACGCCATTGTTGATGCCAACGGTGCGACGCGCGCCACGTTCCTCGGCATGACCCGCGATACCAACGAGTTCACGCGTTTCCTGAGTGACGCCGCGAAGTTGCCCTGA
- a CDS encoding redoxin domain-containing protein produces the protein MALTHATLAALLVAFANSAWAQSPPPLPGKTPGACTQQANDWLNQRVAELRTQGALTNTSYSPLRAQSQQLATACAAQFSVTTIAPGELAALGALYTFVGDTANARRAVERGLSAPGVAPRERGSAYLQAISMANRAADAFAGYVVRAEELVKLVDAFPDSLVELKLRAHSTMLGQYEYADHDDGIRYHATIVRELGRRTKNTQSILQAYESLARTAADYLHPDSALMILDDAEKELGAAANVKESLGAMRARYMLVGTKATPVVGEHWLNAPDQPGAADVGNGKVTLVQFTAHWCAPCRNSYPGMLELSKYFGSTNYETIFVTDLYGYLGTAKNLSAAEEVAADRTYYAEHHGLPFRIAIARSYAPEFTPAQRAASNDGRYQVGGIPQIVIVDKKGVIRQIVVGWDHGNTARFKAFIERLQAEP, from the coding sequence ATGGCCCTCACACACGCAACGCTCGCCGCATTGCTCGTGGCCTTCGCGAACTCCGCTTGGGCACAGTCGCCGCCGCCACTGCCAGGCAAGACACCCGGCGCGTGCACCCAACAGGCCAACGACTGGCTCAATCAGCGCGTTGCCGAATTGCGTACGCAGGGCGCGCTCACCAACACCAGCTATTCGCCGCTGCGCGCGCAATCACAGCAGCTGGCTACCGCGTGCGCCGCGCAGTTCTCCGTGACGACTATTGCGCCAGGTGAACTGGCCGCACTCGGTGCGCTCTACACGTTTGTGGGCGATACCGCAAACGCCCGTCGCGCCGTGGAACGCGGACTGTCTGCGCCCGGCGTTGCTCCGCGCGAGCGCGGATCGGCGTACCTGCAGGCCATCAGCATGGCCAATCGCGCCGCCGATGCATTCGCCGGATATGTGGTGCGCGCGGAAGAACTCGTGAAACTCGTGGACGCATTCCCCGACTCTTTGGTGGAGCTCAAGCTGCGCGCGCACAGCACCATGCTGGGGCAGTACGAGTACGCCGATCATGATGACGGCATTCGCTATCACGCGACGATAGTGCGCGAATTGGGACGGCGCACGAAGAACACGCAATCCATTCTGCAGGCGTATGAGTCACTGGCCCGAACGGCGGCCGACTATCTCCACCCCGATTCGGCGTTGATGATTCTCGACGACGCCGAGAAGGAATTGGGGGCGGCGGCGAACGTGAAGGAATCGTTGGGAGCCATGCGTGCGCGGTACATGCTGGTGGGCACCAAGGCCACGCCGGTGGTTGGCGAGCACTGGCTGAACGCGCCCGATCAACCCGGCGCAGCGGACGTTGGCAACGGCAAAGTGACCCTGGTGCAGTTCACCGCGCATTGGTGCGCACCGTGTCGCAACAGTTATCCGGGCATGCTCGAGTTGTCGAAATACTTCGGGTCGACGAACTACGAAACGATCTTTGTGACCGACCTGTACGGCTATCTCGGCACGGCAAAGAACCTGAGTGCCGCCGAGGAAGTGGCGGCCGATCGCACGTACTACGCCGAACACCATGGGCTGCCGTTTCGCATTGCCATTGCGCGGTCGTATGCGCCGGAGTTCACCCCGGCGCAACGTGCGGCGTCGAACGACGGACGGTATCAGGTGGGCGGCATTCCGCAGATTGTCATCGTCGACAAGAAAGGGGTCATTCGGCAGATTGTGGTGGGCTGGGACCACGGCAATACGGCGCGATTCAAGGCGTTCATTGAGAGGCTGCAGGCGGAACCGTAG
- a CDS encoding serine/threonine-protein kinase, whose protein sequence is MSDTLARLTAALSDRYRVDRELGQGGMATVYLAHDLKHERDVAIKVLHPDLGAALGSERFLSEIRTTARLQHPHILGLLDSGAAEGLLYYVMPYVRGETLRARLARETQLPVADAIAIATAVADALADAHAAGIVHRDIKPENILLQQSANGTHPLVADFGIALAVQQAGGARMTQTGLSLGTPQYMAPEQAMGDKVIDARADIYALGAVLYEMLAGEPPYTGANAQAIVAKLLTEAPRALTVLRPAVPEHVEAAVLMALQKLPADRFATIQAFKAALLGEQISPRATSAARGVRNAPSSSRWLPFAAMLMVVAGVGGWFIGRRASTAAPVRRVEFAFNAGPRASAKALIAIAPDGHAVLQSIVDSLKGRILVQRAMGSTEVVPVRGSEGGLAPAYSPDGRWILYVGDGSLFKIPVEGGTRTLIADVASTGLMAISPDGWVYYSRIASGGLARVRETGGPTEDVTTPNRARNEFGHWFPVLLPGAKVLLYAAYASPFERSSIQAIELATGKVTTIIENALFPRYIEPGYLLFSRSNAIFAAPFDAATLKLLGPAVPVIDDVFSLRTEGSVAYDVSNAGDLVYIKASQFEERSRVVWVSRDGTRREAFPEVAGWADPRLSPDGNWIALTRSQPEPWSLWLFDRQRSTLSQLSAFKSAAFAPVWAPDSKSILHALETPAYDLARTSVDGAKVDTILRNGLDKHPTGVSPDGRVLVYSELNPEEGAWTIDLGTRQRTRVDATHVRQLGGVISPDGRWLALSERQADARTQVIVRERAGTTRLQVSIDGGDQPRFTRGGREIVFRRGRDMYAVDFNPANGTLGRPVRLFSLTTTGGSNDSRSTGYDVTPDGSQFLMVESVDRPDALPTRVILGWREELMRRVPRP, encoded by the coding sequence ATGAGCGATACGCTCGCACGCCTCACCGCCGCGCTGTCCGACCGCTACCGCGTCGACCGCGAACTTGGACAGGGCGGCATGGCCACGGTGTACCTCGCGCACGATCTCAAGCACGAGCGTGACGTCGCCATCAAAGTGCTGCACCCCGATCTCGGCGCCGCGCTCGGCAGCGAACGCTTCCTGAGCGAGATCCGCACCACCGCGCGCTTGCAGCATCCGCACATCCTTGGCTTGCTCGACAGCGGCGCGGCCGAGGGGCTGCTGTACTACGTCATGCCGTATGTGCGCGGCGAAACGCTGCGCGCACGGCTCGCGCGCGAAACGCAGCTGCCCGTGGCCGACGCCATCGCCATTGCCACCGCCGTGGCCGATGCCTTGGCCGACGCGCACGCCGCGGGCATCGTGCACCGCGACATCAAACCCGAAAACATCCTGCTGCAACAGTCGGCCAACGGCACGCATCCGTTGGTGGCCGACTTCGGCATCGCGCTCGCCGTGCAACAGGCCGGCGGCGCGCGCATGACGCAAACGGGGCTCTCGCTCGGCACCCCGCAGTACATGGCCCCCGAGCAGGCGATGGGCGACAAGGTCATCGACGCGCGGGCGGACATCTACGCGCTGGGCGCGGTGCTGTACGAGATGCTGGCGGGCGAACCGCCGTATACCGGCGCCAATGCGCAGGCGATTGTGGCGAAGCTGCTCACCGAAGCGCCGCGCGCACTTACGGTGCTGCGACCGGCGGTGCCGGAGCATGTGGAGGCCGCCGTGTTGATGGCGCTGCAGAAGCTGCCGGCCGATCGCTTTGCGACGATTCAGGCATTCAAGGCGGCGCTGCTGGGCGAACAAATCTCGCCGCGAGCAACGAGTGCGGCGCGCGGTGTACGCAATGCTCCCTCGTCGTCGCGTTGGCTGCCGTTCGCTGCGATGCTGATGGTGGTGGCAGGTGTTGGTGGGTGGTTCATTGGACGGCGGGCGAGCACCGCCGCGCCGGTACGACGCGTGGAGTTCGCCTTCAACGCAGGACCGCGCGCGTCCGCGAAGGCGTTGATCGCGATCGCCCCCGACGGGCACGCCGTGCTCCAATCCATCGTCGACTCGCTCAAGGGGCGCATCCTCGTTCAGCGGGCGATGGGGTCGACGGAGGTCGTACCCGTGCGGGGATCGGAGGGCGGCCTCGCGCCTGCGTATTCGCCCGATGGCCGGTGGATCCTGTATGTGGGCGATGGGAGCCTGTTCAAAATTCCCGTCGAAGGTGGCACGCGGACACTCATTGCCGATGTCGCGAGTACGGGGCTGATGGCGATCAGCCCGGACGGCTGGGTCTACTATTCGCGCATCGCCTCGGGCGGCCTCGCCCGCGTGCGCGAGACGGGCGGACCCACCGAGGACGTGACCACACCGAATCGGGCACGTAACGAATTCGGGCACTGGTTTCCCGTGCTGCTTCCCGGCGCCAAGGTGCTCCTCTACGCCGCGTACGCTTCGCCGTTCGAGCGCTCCAGCATCCAGGCGATTGAGCTGGCAACCGGCAAGGTCACCACGATCATCGAGAACGCGCTGTTCCCGCGCTACATCGAGCCGGGATACCTCCTGTTCAGTCGAAGCAATGCCATCTTCGCGGCCCCGTTCGACGCCGCGACGCTCAAGCTCCTCGGGCCGGCCGTGCCGGTGATCGACGACGTGTTCTCGTTGCGCACGGAAGGCTCCGTCGCCTACGATGTCTCGAACGCGGGAGACCTCGTCTACATCAAGGCGAGCCAGTTCGAGGAGCGCTCTCGCGTGGTGTGGGTGTCGCGCGATGGCACGCGCCGCGAGGCGTTTCCTGAGGTGGCGGGATGGGCCGATCCGCGCCTCTCCCCCGATGGGAACTGGATCGCGCTCACACGCTCCCAGCCCGAACCGTGGTCGCTCTGGCTGTTCGACCGGCAACGCAGCACGCTGAGCCAGCTTAGCGCATTCAAGAGCGCGGCGTTCGCCCCCGTGTGGGCACCCGACAGCAAGTCGATCCTGCACGCGCTCGAGACACCGGCGTATGACCTCGCTCGCACGTCGGTCGATGGCGCCAAGGTGGACACAATCCTGCGGAACGGACTCGACAAGCACCCGACGGGAGTTTCTCCCGACGGTCGCGTGCTGGTGTACAGCGAGTTGAATCCGGAGGAGGGCGCATGGACGATCGATCTCGGCACGCGCCAGCGCACCAGGGTCGATGCCACGCACGTTCGCCAGCTCGGTGGCGTGATCTCGCCGGACGGGCGCTGGCTGGCCCTCAGTGAGCGACAGGCGGACGCGCGCACGCAGGTCATCGTGCGCGAGCGCGCTGGCACGACGCGCTTGCAAGTTTCCATCGACGGCGGCGACCAACCACGCTTCACGCGTGGCGGTCGCGAGATCGTCTTTCGTCGTGGTCGCGACATGTACGCCGTGGACTTCAATCCTGCGAACGGGACCCTCGGCCGACCGGTGCGTCTCTTCTCGCTCACCACGACGGGTGGCAGCAACGACAGCCGCTCCACCGGCTACGACGTCACGCCCGACGGGTCGCAGTTCCTCATGGTCGAATCGGTGGATCGGCCCGATGCGCTGCCTACGCGCGTCATCCTCGGCTGGCGCGAAGAACTGATGCGGCGGGTGCCCCGCCCGTAA
- a CDS encoding carboxypeptidase regulatory-like domain-containing protein, which produces MLSSALVTVTPVAGGAAKSASIADNGAFALTGLAPGRYRIALTTPKQTQGATFGEKVNQGLHAAGSAVAQGAKINPNSMPSRISMNVTIARKSLVLEIDGAPVEIEVGADGKLTGQVTAK; this is translated from the coding sequence GTGCTTTCCAGCGCTCTGGTTACGGTGACGCCGGTGGCTGGCGGTGCTGCTAAGTCTGCGTCAATTGCGGACAACGGCGCGTTTGCGCTGACGGGTCTCGCACCGGGTCGCTATCGCATTGCGCTCACCACTCCAAAGCAGACGCAGGGCGCCACGTTCGGTGAAAAGGTGAATCAAGGGCTGCACGCCGCCGGATCGGCTGTCGCTCAGGGTGCAAAGATCAATCCGAACAGCATGCCTTCGCGCATCTCTATGAACGTGACTATTGCGCGCAAGAGTCTTGTCCTCGAGATAGACGGCGCGCCTGTGGAGATCGAGGTTGGTGCTGATGGGAAACTGACGGGGCAGGTTACGGCGAAGTAG
- a CDS encoding c-type cytochrome, translating to MAACALAFWVSGSGVADAADAPTSRDAASDTIRFVEHPETYPIGWPTVGVPLALTNPFEHDAKALATGAKLYIAYNCIDCHGAEGSGSMGPSLADGRWHFGGRDGEVFESIYQGRPEGMPAWGGRIANDQIWMLVAYVRSLNGGRDVSTENFTGRTVERTGH from the coding sequence ATGGCGGCGTGTGCTCTGGCGTTCTGGGTTAGCGGCTCGGGCGTTGCCGACGCCGCGGATGCGCCGACTTCACGCGATGCGGCGTCGGACACGATTCGGTTTGTCGAGCATCCTGAGACATACCCCATAGGTTGGCCCACGGTGGGCGTACCCCTCGCGCTGACCAATCCATTCGAACACGATGCGAAAGCGCTGGCCACCGGTGCGAAACTGTACATCGCCTACAACTGCATCGATTGTCATGGTGCCGAGGGCAGTGGATCGATGGGTCCCAGTCTCGCTGACGGCCGTTGGCATTTTGGTGGACGCGACGGTGAGGTTTTCGAGTCCATCTATCAAGGTCGTCCCGAGGGGATGCCCGCCTGGGGCGGACGCATCGCGAACGACCAGATCTGGATGCTGGTGGCCTACGTGCGGTCGCTGAACGGCGGACGCGACGTGAGCACGGAAAACTTCACGGGACGGACGGTCGAGCGGACGGGGCATTGA
- a CDS encoding serine/threonine protein kinase produces the protein MRKLDRETQLSVDDAVRIAREVADALDYAHTRGIVHRDVKPENILLHGGHAMVADFGIALAVSAAAGGRMTETGLSLGTPHYMSPEQATAEKEITARSDVYSIGSVLYEMLTGNAPFTGANAQQIIMKIITVPAEPVTMYRKSVPTNVAAAVAKSLEKLPADRFASAKAFGEALVNPAFADAVSGHQSRTMTGGALTRSAAGRWGLMGWAFGLAGLTVAAWSWRGNEGQGDQLAIPTYLNVALADSTSLATIDA, from the coding sequence GTGCGAAAGCTCGATCGCGAAACGCAGCTGAGCGTAGATGACGCAGTGCGCATCGCGCGCGAAGTGGCCGACGCGCTCGACTACGCGCACACGCGCGGCATTGTGCATCGCGATGTGAAGCCCGAGAACATCCTGCTGCACGGCGGGCACGCGATGGTGGCGGATTTTGGTATCGCCCTCGCGGTAAGCGCGGCCGCTGGCGGGCGCATGACAGAGACGGGCCTGAGCCTCGGCACGCCGCACTACATGAGCCCCGAGCAGGCCACCGCCGAGAAGGAGATCACGGCGCGCAGTGACGTGTACTCGATTGGCAGCGTGCTGTACGAAATGCTGACGGGCAATGCGCCGTTCACCGGCGCGAACGCGCAGCAGATCATCATGAAGATCATCACCGTGCCGGCCGAACCGGTGACGATGTACCGCAAGTCGGTGCCGACGAATGTCGCGGCCGCAGTGGCCAAGTCGTTGGAGAAACTGCCGGCAGATCGCTTTGCCAGCGCGAAGGCGTTTGGTGAGGCGCTCGTCAATCCGGCGTTCGCTGACGCCGTCTCGGGCCACCAGTCGCGCACGATGACGGGCGGCGCGTTGACCCGCTCGGCGGCAGGCCGCTGGGGACTGATGGGCTGGGCTTTCGGACTCGCCGGTTTGACAGTCGCCGCGTGGTCGTGGCGTGGCAACGAGGGGCAGGGCGACCAGCTGGCGATCCCCACATACCTGAACGTGGCGCTCGCCGACTCCACGTCGCTCGCGACGATCGACGCC
- a CDS encoding Uma2 family endonuclease, producing MARNPDTVRAPDLAYVSRERHPVRMPDGFPPFAPDIAVEVRSPGDRAGAVIAKVSDWLEAGTLLVWSVDPEREQVVVYRVDGSVSVLGVSDTLLGDTVLPGFAMALAVLFADD from the coding sequence CTGGCACGCAATCCGGACACCGTACGGGCCCCCGATCTCGCCTACGTCTCACGGGAGCGCCACCCCGTTCGTATGCCCGATGGTTTTCCGCCGTTCGCCCCAGACATCGCGGTCGAAGTGCGGTCACCTGGTGATAGAGCCGGCGCCGTGATCGCCAAAGTCAGCGACTGGCTCGAGGCGGGCACGCTACTGGTGTGGAGCGTCGATCCCGAGCGCGAGCAGGTGGTGGTCTATCGCGTCGATGGCAGCGTGTCGGTTCTCGGAGTGAGTGATACGCTCCTCGGCGACACCGTGTTGCCAGGCTTTGCGATGGCGCTCGCGGTGTTGTTCGCAGACGACTGA
- a CDS encoding protein kinase: protein MSDHLREQLQANFGAAYALQRELGGGGMSRVFVARDEALGRDVVITVITADLAEGVSAERFTREVKLAARLQQANIVPVLMAGTANGIPYYTMPFVKGESLRARMANGQRLAIGESTGILRDMARALAYAHAEGVVHRDIKPENILLSGGAAVVTDFGIAKAMSASRTQDGAASGALTQAGMSLGTPAYMAPEQALSDPSTDHRADLYAWGVIAYELLSGAHMFADRTTTHALIAAHVSDTPKALHAVNAQVPAALSALVMRTLEKDPARRPQSAGELLTALESLGHQPVAAHASATAITSNSRSKTAVRTSVAAIAVLAVVAMAWLARRGTSSAVALERSVIVLPFENASRDTAQEYFADGLTDELIGRLAAAGLRVTGRNTAFAYKGKHPTPGEVGKVAHVATVLSGQVRRLGEQFRVTAELASATNDSVMWSFTTKDSRTADAFALQRAMVDSIIARFQLAPRAIAAGEATDASVSAQAHDYALRGRFFGNQLTQAGSTAAIAFYDSALALAPRYLDAHLGKVQVLLSVGDGYESPRTVLPRVQAILATAAGIDSSRGDYWATQSLLTANWIWDWPKVRSDAARARAIEPSNFAALFALALARGAGGDGPGALATLDTAQRSDPLSPYPQWARFFIYSVAGMRDSTQAVWQRLPDPLRYGTYGDVGEGIAMLALDRNADAERAFREGEGALGYPSPLRVAALARLGRTAEARAQLKLVEQAFGKTYIGPEFIAAAAAELGDTTMMYRWLDRGQRDHSGFAVFLGYWNHPFTAHKQEPHFQRILKQMGLKPVTIGSQPRS from the coding sequence GTGAGTGATCACCTCCGCGAGCAACTGCAAGCGAACTTCGGCGCCGCCTACGCGTTGCAACGCGAACTCGGCGGGGGCGGCATGTCGCGCGTGTTCGTGGCGCGCGATGAAGCGCTCGGTCGCGACGTCGTCATCACAGTCATCACGGCAGACCTGGCCGAAGGAGTAAGCGCGGAGCGGTTTACGCGCGAAGTGAAATTGGCCGCGCGCCTGCAGCAGGCGAACATCGTACCCGTGCTCATGGCGGGCACGGCGAACGGTATTCCGTACTACACGATGCCGTTCGTGAAGGGCGAGTCACTGCGTGCGCGCATGGCGAACGGTCAGCGACTCGCCATTGGCGAGTCAACGGGTATACTGCGTGACATGGCGCGCGCACTGGCGTATGCGCATGCGGAAGGTGTCGTGCATCGCGACATCAAGCCGGAGAACATCCTGCTCTCGGGTGGCGCGGCCGTGGTGACCGACTTCGGCATTGCGAAGGCGATGAGCGCGTCGCGCACGCAGGATGGCGCGGCGTCCGGCGCATTGACGCAGGCGGGCATGTCACTCGGGACGCCGGCCTACATGGCGCCAGAGCAAGCGCTCAGCGATCCCAGTACCGACCACCGCGCCGATCTGTATGCGTGGGGCGTGATTGCGTACGAACTGCTGAGCGGCGCGCACATGTTTGCCGACCGCACCACCACCCACGCGCTCATTGCGGCGCACGTGAGTGATACGCCGAAAGCGTTGCACGCAGTGAACGCACAGGTGCCAGCTGCGCTGAGCGCACTGGTGATGCGCACGCTCGAGAAGGATCCGGCACGTCGCCCACAGTCAGCGGGTGAATTGTTGACCGCGCTGGAGTCGCTCGGACACCAGCCCGTGGCGGCGCACGCGTCAGCCACCGCGATCACGTCAAACAGTCGTTCAAAGACCGCCGTTCGCACGAGCGTTGCGGCGATTGCTGTGCTGGCGGTCGTTGCCATGGCGTGGCTTGCACGGCGCGGCACGTCGAGCGCCGTCGCGCTGGAACGTTCGGTGATCGTGTTGCCGTTCGAGAACGCCTCGCGCGACACGGCGCAGGAATATTTCGCCGACGGTCTGACCGATGAGCTCATTGGGCGACTGGCGGCGGCCGGCCTGCGCGTGACCGGACGCAACACCGCGTTCGCGTACAAGGGTAAACACCCAACGCCTGGCGAAGTGGGAAAGGTGGCGCACGTCGCGACGGTGCTGTCCGGGCAGGTGCGTCGACTGGGTGAACAGTTTCGCGTAACGGCCGAACTCGCGAGCGCGACCAACGACTCGGTGATGTGGTCGTTCACAACGAAGGACAGTCGAACGGCCGACGCCTTCGCGCTTCAGCGCGCCATGGTGGATTCCATCATCGCGCGCTTTCAGCTCGCACCGCGCGCCATCGCGGCTGGCGAAGCGACCGATGCGTCCGTGTCTGCGCAGGCACACGATTACGCGCTCCGCGGCCGGTTCTTCGGCAACCAGTTAACGCAGGCAGGGTCGACGGCGGCCATCGCGTTCTACGACAGCGCGCTGGCGCTTGCCCCGCGCTATCTCGATGCGCATCTGGGAAAGGTGCAGGTGTTGTTGTCGGTCGGGGATGGGTACGAATCGCCGCGGACGGTTCTGCCGCGAGTGCAAGCGATCCTCGCTACGGCAGCCGGCATCGATAGCTCACGCGGCGACTATTGGGCGACGCAATCGCTGCTGACTGCCAACTGGATCTGGGACTGGCCTAAGGTGCGATCGGATGCGGCGCGCGCTCGCGCCATCGAGCCCTCGAACTTCGCGGCGCTGTTCGCCTTGGCCCTCGCTCGGGGGGCCGGCGGCGATGGCCCGGGTGCCTTGGCAACGCTCGACACGGCGCAACGCAGCGACCCGCTGTCACCCTATCCGCAGTGGGCGCGATTCTTCATCTACAGCGTTGCTGGCATGCGCGACTCGACGCAGGCGGTCTGGCAGCGCCTGCCAGACCCTTTGCGGTACGGTACGTATGGCGATGTGGGGGAAGGGATCGCGATGCTTGCGCTCGACCGAAACGCCGACGCCGAACGGGCGTTTCGGGAAGGCGAAGGGGCACTCGGATATCCATCGCCGCTGCGCGTGGCCGCACTGGCGCGCCTGGGGCGCACGGCTGAAGCACGAGCGCAGTTGAAGCTCGTTGAGCAGGCGTTCGGGAAGACGTACATCGGGCCCGAGTTCATTGCCGCCGCCGCCGCGGAGTTGGGCGACACCACGATGATGTACCGGTGGCTCGACAGGGGCCAGCGCGATCACTCCGGATTCGCGGTGTTCCTCGGCTACTGGAACCACCCATTCACGGCGCATAAGCAGGAACCGCACTTTCAGCGCATTCTCAAACAGATGGGACTCAAGCCGGTGACCATCGGGTCGCAACCCAGATCGTAG
- a CDS encoding protein kinase, producing the protein MVPLTGASIPTSDLRDQLQATLSGSYTIERELGGGDAARVRGKRNRAGPTAAWLERDTKQPLPHTLALRPALPRVLEAHRVAAVTQQTDRLNTALDGRYRILRHLGEGGMATVYLCEDLKHDRQVALKLLKPELAAVLGAERFVQEIKTTAALQHPHILPLFDSGAADGFLFYVMPFIDGETLRAKARSRNAAERR; encoded by the coding sequence GTGGTCCCCCTCACCGGTGCCTCGATTCCGACCTCCGACCTGCGCGACCAGCTCCAAGCGACCCTGAGCGGCAGCTACACCATCGAGCGCGAGCTCGGCGGCGGCGATGCCGCGCGTGTTCGTGGCAAAAGAAACCGCGCTGGGCCGACGGCCGCTTGGCTTGAACGGGATACCAAACAACCCCTACCTCACACCCTTGCACTCCGCCCCGCGCTACCTCGCGTTCTTGAAGCGCATCGGGTTGCGGCCGTGACCCAGCAGACCGACCGCCTCAACACCGCCCTCGACGGCCGCTATCGCATCCTCCGCCACCTCGGCGAAGGCGGCATGGCCACCGTGTATCTGTGCGAGGACCTCAAGCACGACCGCCAGGTCGCGCTCAAGCTCTTAAAGCCCGAACTCGCCGCGGTGTTGGGTGCCGAGCGGTTTGTGCAGGAAATCAAGACCACCGCGGCGCTGCAGCATCCGCACATTCTACCGCTGTTCGACAGCGGTGCCGCCGATGGGTTTTTGTTTTACGTGATGCCGTTCATCGACGGCGAGACATTGCGTGCGAAAGCTCGATCGCGAAACGCAGCTGAGCGTAGATGA